The following proteins are encoded in a genomic region of Bacillus sp. FJAT-22090:
- a CDS encoding glycerophosphodiester phosphodiesterase codes for MSKKLLIGTGVALSLLFSPLSQAFAVEQTVGDRKQVENVAHRGATGYAPENTIAAFDLAVDMKADYIEIDVQRSKDGELVLIHDTTVDRTTDGTGKVGDLTFEQLRSLDAGSWKGEQFAGEPIPTFEEILDRYHGKIGILIELKAPELYPGIEEQVAEVLKERNLDKPQNEKIIIQSFNFESVKRVDQLLPKVPVGVLTSNRADTTLEALQEFSTYADWFNPSYGIVTEELVNQVHSQGMQIGSWTVRSQEAADFLFEMGVDAIISDYPDYVDPRN; via the coding sequence ATGAGCAAAAAATTATTAATAGGTACAGGAGTGGCATTATCGTTATTATTCAGCCCATTAAGTCAGGCGTTTGCAGTAGAACAAACAGTAGGTGATAGAAAACAAGTTGAAAATGTAGCACACCGTGGTGCAACAGGTTACGCTCCTGAAAATACGATTGCTGCTTTTGATCTAGCAGTTGATATGAAAGCCGATTATATTGAAATCGATGTTCAAAGAAGTAAAGATGGTGAATTAGTATTGATTCATGATACAACAGTGGATCGTACAACAGATGGAACGGGAAAAGTAGGAGATTTAACATTTGAACAGCTTAGAAGTCTTGATGCAGGTAGTTGGAAAGGGGAACAATTTGCAGGAGAACCAATCCCAACATTTGAAGAGATTCTTGATCGCTACCATGGAAAAATTGGAATTTTAATAGAATTAAAGGCTCCAGAGCTTTACCCTGGTATTGAAGAACAAGTAGCAGAAGTATTAAAAGAACGAAATCTCGATAAACCACAAAATGAAAAAATCATTATTCAATCTTTTAACTTTGAATCTGTGAAAAGAGTGGACCAGCTACTTCCTAAAGTTCCAGTCGGTGTATTAACTTCTAACCGTGCAGATACAACATTGGAAGCTTTACAAGAATTTTCAACATATGCGGATTGGTTTAACCCAAGTTATGGAATTGTGACAGAAGAATTAGTGAATCAAGTTCACTCTCAAGGAATGCAAATTGGTTCATGGACAGTACGCAGTCAAGAAGCTGCAGACTTCTTATTCGAAATGGGAGTTGACGCAATCATTTCTGATTATCCGGATTATGTAGATCCTAGAAACTAA